ttaatgaacactaagctgcgaggcggctctgtcccagtgtggggatgtaatgccaataagaagaagaaattgtACTTGGTCAGAGTGGCGCATTCCATTTTGATCTCGACTGGCGTTTCCTCTACGTCTACCATACTATGCTCCTCTCTGTCGCCTGCCCCTGGTGACCTATATGGGGCGTCCGTTTAATACCACTTCGTCTGGCAAAAGGATCCATCTTGCTTTCGGACGCTTCAGTCGCTtcactttttgattttttgtaattttcgattctttagctaatctgtctaaatagATTTGTAGGTACTTAGTCAAAGTTTTGaaaggtcactgccgactcaactatcacatggcaaatattcaacgcatTGAATATTCCggttatggaacttcttatcatctgatatctGCGCAGTTTATGCGCAATTGTTTTTCTTAACATTTGGTTAGTACAATTTATtccagaaacctgaaccttcataGCATTCTGCTGTTCATTACCCctttgtggtaaggagctataagcttTTGTATGCTTATGCATTATATGACCTCCTCAAGAGCTtcttttccagaaaaaaatggtTAAGAATTAAGTGGAAACAAGTTCTCACCAAACGAAGCGGACCACGATTATTAGTGAAATTTGTTTAATGCACTGGTCCCGCAAACGCAATACTTGAAGATCGAATATTTTCCATTACGCAACAGACTATACAATAGTTCTATTCCCCTGGAAAATTACTGGAACTTTTATCCTGGCGAAGTATTGATGTTTCAAGATTAGTGGAAGTTGAAGATCATTGGAAGGTGCGAACATAGGTTACAATTGTCTACACCGAATGAGACATGGAATGTCCGGAGCCTGTGTTATAGACAATTACTCCGGTGAGATCCAACCATATCATTTTATATCTTGACGAACTATATGAAATAAgtatgtatatgtgtgtgtatgaCTTTATGTGAATTCTTTCCTTAAAAAGTTTAAGTTTTATAAGGAGACATGAAATCATTTAATGCTATCTTTAGCATAGCTCCATCCCTACAGCACATGATGCTATTTTCCCTTATCATTATTACCATGTGCAGCAGTATTCGGCTCGGGAACTACAATGTTTTTTGCGACGTGTTTTTTGGACCCGATTTTAGTAGTGGGGAGCTGTATAGCGcttcattattattatataaaaaCTGCGCACGATTTTCAAGATTTGATTGATAGGGATACGACAGGTATTTTCCGCTGCGTTTTAATTTCCGTCATAGTTTCAGAAACCAATGAAATAGACACTTTTTTTGCTATAACTCATTCGTTTCAATACATAGGTTCAGGAGAAATGTTATGCTATAATGAAGCTacagcaaatggacgttgctttcattgCTTCTAGCGCATATGACGGGAATTAGACCatagacggaaatacctgccccTTGTTGTACGGATTGTGAGAGTAATTCTACTTCGATGATCGGCCGTTTTTTTGTCTGAATGTCTAAATTTTGAAATAGTAATTCTGTAAGTCGTTGATAATGCTGGTTATTGTGATtggtttttgtatttttttttattttgtatgAAGCAAACAATGACAACTCACAACCCAGATTGGGTTTTATACACTATCGTAATTGTGTACGGCCCTAATTGCACAAATTGTACTCTCTGACTTGTTTACCTCGTCGATATAAGTAATAAAAGCTCActgtaattttgtcataataatctgaaattaaattcatcttctttcatttacttccactaaggTAGTAGGCATTACAGCGAATAGTGATAAAGTAACTACATACAGTCTAAGAACAGGTTCCCTTCTTAGTTCCCCAAGTTCAAAACCAATGGAAACTATGTTATTCTGCCCAAACTTCTCCGTAGTACTTTGTGCTTTGAGAATTAAGTAATGGCGCTTTAGCCTTGACATAAGTGCCAGGACACATGGGAGAAATACCTATGCCCCAATCTTCTTACTAATGTCACTTCCATCGCTACCTTTTCATATACCCCTAAATGTGAAACATTTGGTACGGCTGTTCCCGTTTTGTGAATTCAAAAcacttcgttgatcatgttattcagtgctgatttttttttaatattttattaaggagactttcagccctaggctggctcgtctccggataagaattttattattatttattaattttatttataattatctccCAATTcgagcctgcacggtgggcctggccgttttaatatttgtcccatatttaTGAAATGCCGCATTTTTACtcttatgtgaccagatttagtcacaatcaagttgctgcaaccaattttctttgtcttgtgctgctcgggctacGATCTATTAATGACAAATATTCTAATTTTACcaatattgacaaaaaaatcctatagcctttacgtttaCTTAGTACACGTGAGAGGAAAAAAGCTACAGGAGTATTCAGAAATAAATCATTGCTCTCTGTTAAAATGTAGGATTATTTTTGAGCTATAATGAGTAATCAAGATATATTCAGGTTTTACAccaatcttatatataaaaatgaaatggtctgtgttcgtatccgcataactcgaaaacggctggatggatttttttcattccttcagcagaaacattcgttatagtttccgacgggtttatatgatatttcctaatgcgaaaattacgagtaaagttgagcaaaccgtgaaaaactaaaattgtgattcctatgcgaactttgcatgggcagttcggaacacacattctcgcctactatgcaggacaacgtctgccgggtcaactagtctcTTCTAATTTTTGGACATtacaagaaaaaataaggacacatattcattttaatcaaaacgctcatgttattatgtatgatactgccatccgtctttttgtttcatcttttcagaaatcaagaagtgtATTTTTCAATCTGTGAACCAGAAGGATGAATATTCCCTGATTTAAACCAGGACATTTTATGACGAACTATTGGTATCTCTGAAGACAGCATTAATCAAAAACTAGCTGGTGTTGAAGAAAGGTCCTCCCTCATCCAGGACATGCAAATTGAaccttggtgagagaattccattatatacatatatttgctaaattatattgaaactatatgattatataccatataaaaaataaccatcagggcacccgattgaagcgatttggataggaagagtggaatcgccaacttcctgttgttaacatctcgtggataaagggcgagctcttctccccatctattgggtcaatctgggaaacgagggctagattataatattgtatgtaagaactttcttctggaaggagattctctattcatcccgtggattcgcataagtgtatctgcttatggaaccaccccacccatttttggcccttcatacaggagtttgatgaaatacaaacaataatataatcatgatcaatcgtttgtcagatatggccagtgctatcggcaggtgccttgctacaatagatggtagtacatatcatcatcatcatcatcatcctcaaGAGCTTCTTTTCCAAACTTCCCCCAAACTTTCTCCTGTCCATATTTCTTGAAGTGTGTTATGCAAAAAGGCAATGGCACAAATCACCCAACTCGAGGTGAATGTGGCCCGGGCCGACGTTCTGATAACTGATACCATTACCACTAGGTGGATCAACCAGGGATTTTCTTCTCTTCCGGTAATCTTCCTTTATTTTACAGTTATTTGTAGGATTAGATTCTTGAAGTTTAAAGCATATGACAGACCGGATGGATAAACATTTGTCATATCAATTTTGCACCGCAACCGTCTTTGATCTCTCTACACTCATAGAGTAAAGCCCACAGTACACTCTCTGTCTGTTCGTCAAATTTTCATAGTTCATAGCATAGTTTAGGCAGGCATCTCGCAGACTAATGCGACATCGGCAAGGATTTCAGACAGCCTAGACAAATATTGTCCATCATGACAAAGAGTGTACTAATAGCTTAAGCCCAACTGTATACAAAGCCCAGCTAGGTTCACTCGATGAAATACACTCCTAAGTGATCCACGTATGGTTTGTATAGATAAGAAAGCGATACATGAAATATGATAACCTTTATATCGTAGGTATTACACGCTAGGTTCGAAGGGGTTCAATTACAAATGTCTGGACATACTACACCCGTTTCGTGTAGCTTCCCATTGGTATGTCCGATGCTGAACCTGTGACGCAATACCCATCATTGTCTTCCAGATTCCCTTATCAGTATGCCTATATTAACAAAGCACTACCATCTAATTGTATCTTGCGTTTTGTTTGATAACATTCTTATCTTCCTTTGTGGAAGCACTACCAATCCAATTCAGGGTATTTGACAAAAGTGAACGTTAAAAGTTTGAAGCACTCCTGTTCCAAAGCGCGTGAGAGTTAATACGGTTTAGAATTTATTTCATTACTCATATCGATCATAGCAAAACAGTGCATAATGACATCAGAATCAACAGCGAATCTAACAGATAGGATGGAGCGACCTACTCAGGAGTCGTCTTCGAAAGAAGAAAACAATACGGAGCAAGTAGATTTGAGTTTGGGAGATATAGTAAGTAATCAAATAATCATGCAGAGTGCAATTATAAGAAATTCAACTTTATGTAGGTTCAAACCATCGGCCGATTAGATTTGAACAACTACGCCACGAGGAAGTCTTTTGCCCAGGGCATGTTGGACCTGGCCCTGTTGACAGCTAATGCGTCCCAGTTGAAATATCTTCTCACAGTCGGTGAAGCACACGAATTCTATCATCTACTTTTGACGCTCGTGATTCTCTCAATATCTCTCCAGGTATGGTGGACGCAACAATCTCGTGACAATTACTCAGACacagtgttattttttttctcctgTGCAGGTTTTCCAGGCAGTCATGATAATCATTTTGGCAATTGTACTCGATATCAACAAAGTTGAGCAACATCGAAGATCGGACATACTAAACAACGTACTCATAATCTTCACCGTCATAAGCGTAGTCATTAATGTTATAATTAGTGCGTTCGACATGAAAACTCAGAATGATCTTTTACAAATAAATTAAGAATAATCTTATTCGGTAATGGGAgagaatattttaattcaaaatttatttaccgTATCAACCGACGATATTAGCTGAGAAGAATTATTATTCTATAAACAATTTTATAAGAGTTATAAGTTGACAGAAATGCATATTCACTTAGTTGCCAGCAAAAGGTCCATGAACTGGCATCAATTCAAGCTGATCAGACAGACGTTTTTGCTCTTCTGCAAGACGATAAGCTTCGTCTCGTTCCTGCTTCGTCAGCGGACGACGCTTCAATCGGGCCgccattatttttttgtaacatTCAATTATCTGAAAAATACAATACCTATCATCATATGTACGAGTTTTAATTTAGATAAGAATGTACCTCTTGGTCAACACGATCCAGTTTCCTTTTAACCTCGATTCTCTTCATCTCATCCTTTGCCATAGACTGCAGTTTCCGGATTTCGCTCGAATTGTGCTCGGCTATTACGACAATCTCGGTGCGAACACGATTAATTTCCGACAATATTTCATCATCGTGCTGACTTTTGGGCATATCATCATCGTCGAGGATTCCCTGTTCAATCAATTCTTTACGCAAACAGCGCTCAATGCTGATTCCGTTCTTCAACAATGAAACTGCACTTCTTGAGTTGCTGTGACCTATATCGGAGCTACTGTTGCTGTTCTCGTTGCTGGTGCTGTTACAGTCAGGAAGCAAATTTTCCTCCATCAAAGCTGATACCAAGCGTTGCGTGAGTGGACCTGTGATACCTTCGCCCCTGTAAAATGAATTGATTATATTGTTTATTATGAAAGATACTACGAGATGCCTAGCTTACAtgactttttctttctttccaaTATCACCATTAGTGAGTCCCTTTCCTTTCTTAGAAGTTGAGTCTTGTTCCTCTTTGATATCATCCGCAGCCCATTGAGTGCTATAATGTGGGCCCAATTCCGGTATCGGTGGAATCAATGGTCCCGAATATTCCTCAAGCAAATCATCAAGCAATTTTAAATCTTCATGCGTAATTGGCATACAATAAGGTTCGGCCGACATCCAAAACTTGTTTGGAGTATCGTTCTTTGAAAGCATTAGCTTGTTATTGGCGTTATCGGAAATTATGTGCTGAATATGATGATTAGTTGGTAGAAACGGGACTGCATCGCTGCTATCGTCCGTATTCTGAGACGGAGCCGGTGAAGGCGGAATCAACGACGACATATTTTTTATCTTCGGAATTTTTATATGATGGCCAAAAGGTTTGCCCGTGCTGTCACGGAATTTCTGTTTATCATCCAAGCGCTTCTTTTTACCAGGTGAGCTTGGCGCCTTGTCTATGAATTTGCCTTTTCTTTCCCGCCTTTCGTCTGCCTTATCGATAGTGTCAATTTCGCTTCTCAATACCCGATAACGTAAAGCAACAGTAGAAAGTAAAAGTTCTAGTTCCAACTGAACCATATCCAAGTCTTCCGCTGGAACCAAATCTTCCGTTGTAGTAGATAATGCTGAAaacataataaatatttcaGTATTACAAGTTTGACCCAGATTTCCATTTCACTTACCCGCTGTATATTTTGGCAGCACTTTTCCGTTATCAGACGTTTTGATGTATGGAATTAGAGATATTTCGCCTGGTGAACCAGGCGAAGGTACTCCTGCACTAGCAGCGGACGCCAGTGCTTTGGCGGCCGAGGGAAGCTTCGATCCGGATGGTAATCCTCCAACGCCTAGCCCAGCGAAGCCACCACTGGCCGACGGATGACCCATTCGATTTTTCGACGATGATGAGAGTGACAAGCGCTTCGCAAGGCTCTTATCAGCCATGTTGGCACCTTGCGTTGACCTCTCGGGGGTAGCAAGACAAACGAAATTCGAGAGCCGCCCAGACACTTTTGTTTACAATCAGTGTTGTTTGCCACGATTCCAACACAAGTTTGCTCAACCGTTGCACTCGCACAGCTGATCGAAGAATCTCACTACTACATTCGCACAACGCTAAACGGGGACGAAGCTGTCATT
The nucleotide sequence above comes from Armigeres subalbatus isolate Guangzhou_Male chromosome 3, GZ_Asu_2, whole genome shotgun sequence. Encoded proteins:
- the LOC134224155 gene encoding ninjurin-2-like, producing the protein MTSESTANLTDRMERPTQESSSKEENNTEQVDLSLGDIVQTIGRLDLNNYATRKSFAQGMLDLALLTANASQLKYLLTVGEAHEFYHLLLTLVILSISLQVFQAVMIIILAIVLDINKVEQHRRSDILNNVLIIFTVISVVINVIISAFDMKTQNDLLQIN
- the LOC134224154 gene encoding transcriptional adapter 3-like, whose product is MADKSLAKRLSLSSSSKNRMGHPSASGGFAGLGVGGLPSGSKLPSAAKALASAASAGVPSPGSPGEISLIPYIKTSDNGKVLPKYTAALSTTTEDLVPAEDLDMVQLELELLLSTVALRYRVLRSEIDTIDKADERRERKGKFIDKAPSSPGKKKRLDDKQKFRDSTGKPFGHHIKIPKIKNMSSLIPPSPAPSQNTDDSSDAVPFLPTNHHIQHIISDNANNKLMLSKNDTPNKFWMSAEPYCMPITHEDLKLLDDLLEEYSGPLIPPIPELGPHYSTQWAADDIKEEQDSTSKKGKGLTNGDIGKKEKVMGEGITGPLTQRLVSALMEENLLPDCNSTSNENSNSSSDIGHSNSRSAVSLLKNGISIERCLRKELIEQGILDDDDMPKSQHDDEILSEINRVRTEIVVIAEHNSSEIRKLQSMAKDEMKRIEVKRKLDRVDQEIIECYKKIMAARLKRRPLTKQERDEAYRLAEEQKRLSDQLELMPVHGPFAGN